The nucleotide sequence CGCGGAGATCGCCGACGGCGCCGGCGAGCTGGGCTTCTTCCCCCCGGCCAGCTACTGGCCCTTCGGCCTGGCCCTGGCGACCGCGCTCATGGGGCTGGCGCTGGCGTTCTGGTACTACTGGCTGATGCTGATCGCGGTCGCTGCGATCGTGGTCACGGTCGCCGGCCTGCTGTTCGAGTACTACGTCGGGCAGAACGCGCAGCAGAGCTGAGCGCCCGATCCCACGACGAGGGCCCCCTCCACCGCCCGGTGGAGGGGGCCCTCGTCGCGCGGTGGCCGAC is from Blastococcus sp. HT6-4 and encodes:
- a CDS encoding cytochrome c oxidase subunit 4; amino-acid sequence: MKVEALIFNIIGVFCIVAAIVYGVWSREPIGTTALALSGGLTGLIGGFFWFVSRRIDARPEDRKDAEIADGAGELGFFPPASYWPFGLALATALMGLALAFWYYWLMLIAVAAIVVTVAGLLFEYYVGQNAQQS